Genomic segment of Streptomyces sp. NBC_01210:
CGGAATCTCTTCGGCGAGGTTCTTCTTCGCCTGGTCGACACTGATCAGTGACGTGGCCAGGCGCAGATTGACCGTGCGGTCCGTGCCCGCCGCGAAGCGGAGATGGCCGGTGACGCCGTCGGCGCCCGACGCGGTGACCGGCGCGTCGAAGACGCCGTACACGAAGAGCCGGGTGGCGCCCGTGGACAGCCCGCTCTTGACATCCGAGAAACCGGTGAAGGAGCTGGTGCCCGGATCGAGGGTCAGGCCGCCTTCCTTGGTGACGTTGTCGAAGATGACGCTCGCATCGTCACCGGGATAGGTGAACCGCATCATCGCCGCGTGATCGGTCGGGGTCAGCTCCGCCTTGAGGCCGTTCTCGAACGTGACGCCGTAGTAGTGCGGACGCGCGGTCTCCTTCTCGTGACGGAAGGGGAGGGCGCGCTTGACCCGGTCGGTGTCCGGGGTGCCGGCGGCTGCGGACGGCATCAGCTGGAAGGTCTGGCGGTCACCCATCCACGGGCTCGGCTCATGGCTGGCGCTGAAGGCCTGCACGGTCGGCAGATTGTCCGCGTTGTTGCCGCGCGCGTACTCGTACAGCCAGCCCTTGGACGCGGAGTTCGTCGCCGGAGTCCAGAAGTTGAAGCCATGCGGGACGGCGGTGGCGGGGAAGGTGTTGCCGCGCGAGAAGGAGCCGCTGGAATTGGTGCCGCGGAGGGTCGAGGCGTAGTCCGAAAGGTGGGCAAGCCGCTTCTCCGGAGCCTTGGACGCCAGGGCGATGTCGTCGATCCAGCCCTGGAACTTCGCCGGGCCCTTGGGGGAGTCGTACGCCACCAGGATCCGGTCCACCGTCTTGCCGGCCGCGACCGTGCCGATCCTGGAGGCGACCTGGTTCCACTGGTTGACGTAGAGCCGCTTGGCGGCGCCCTGGCCCTGCGGGGTCAGCAGCCCGCCGTGGGAGTCGGTGGCCTTCAGATCACTCAGATAGGTGCCGTCGGTGAAGGCAAGATCCACCGACACATTCGTGGCCGGGTAGTTGAGATCCGTCTCCGGCAGGGACGGGAAGATCCGGTACGAGAGTTCGGTGTCACGGCGTACGGCCGTGTTGACGTCGAAGACCTTGTTGTACGAGTAGGCCCGGCCGTCCGGCTTGTGGGTACCGGCGTACTTCAGAGCACGCTTGCCGGTGAATCCGGCATTCGCCTTGGCGGTGGGGGAGCCGCCGGGACCGCGGTCGACCTGGGTGCGCATATCGACCGGCACGGGCGTGCTGGTGTCGCCGTTGGAGAACTGGACATCGGCGAGCTGGGTGGCATCGGAGGCGCCGTTGTTCTTGGTGATCTCCAGGCGATAGTGCGCGTACGCCGTCACGTTCGCCGGATCGGCGATGTCGTACGTCTTGGTCTCGAAGCGCTTCTCAAAGGTCTGGCCCTCGCGGGTGTCCAGGACCTTCCACTCCTTGCCGTCGGCGGAGCCCTTCAGGGTCCAGTCCCTGGGGTCGCGCTCGGCGTGGTCGTTCGCGGATGTCAGCGCATAGGTGACGACCTTGACCGGCGCATCCGCGTCGAACTCGATCCAGGCGGTGGGCTCGAATCCCAGCCATTTGGTGCCCGGCTGGAGATCGACCAGATTCTCCTTGGTCTCGCCCGCGCCGGAGTTTTCGTCGCTGGCACGCAGTTCTATTACCTTGTCGGTGACGTTGCCCGGAATCCCACTGGAGAATCCGCCATCGACCCCTTCTGCCCGTTTCTGTCCGTCCGCTCCGATATCAACGGTATTACGCCAGTCCGGCTGGGGTTGGTCCGCTTCGAAGGAGGAGTGGAACTCCCCGTCGTGTCCGGCGGGTTGGGCGGGCCGGGCGATGGCGGCCGACTGGGCCGTCACCACGAGAAGTGATGCGGCCACCACCACCGCGGCCGTATGGGCGTGTCTGTGCCGAGGTCCGGTTCTGGGCTGCATCCTGATCTTTTCCTCCCGTGGAAAAGTGTTGGACAACGTTGTCAGGCGCGATCCGCAGAATCCAGTAGGGAGGCAAGTGCGCGGTGGTGTCAAGGGTGTTGAATATCCGGGATATCCGCGAGGTCTCAACTCGGGAAAGACTGCCGCTCAAACCTGCATTCGATCTTGCCCAGCTGGCGGGAAGTGGACTATACCTGTCGGCGTCTGCATAGCCTTGGCACAGTCGCTCGGCGGCGGACACGGGGGACGGGGGATGGCGGATGCCTCAGTACTACACCTGCCGGTATTCCGCCCGTCCCTCATGCCCAACCCTGCACGACCCAAGCGCAACTGACCGCGGTGGCGGGGCCCTTCGCCTAGGCGAATACGAACGGGTGACCGGTACACCGCCTGAGTCCTGGAGAAGGCGAGGACTTGAGCATGGGATCCACCTCCGCCCACAACAATGAGGGCCTTGGCCGTCGCGATCTGATCAAGCGGTCTGCCGCACTCGGCCTGATCGCCGTTCCGACGATGAGCTTCCTGTCCGCCTGTGCGAGCAGCGACAGCGGCGGCGACAAGAAGGTCGACAAGGGCAAGAAGACTGCCAAGAATCCGCTCAGCGTCAATGAGACGGCTCAGCTCGAGGTCGTTATCTTCGACGGCGGTTTCGGCCAGCAGTACGCCCTGGACGCCGAGAAGAAGTACCAGGAGGCCTTCCCGAAGGCCCCCAAGGTCAAGCACCGCGCGACGCAGAAGATCCAGTCCGAGCTGCAGCCGCGCTTCAACGGTGGAACCCCGCCGGACCTGATCGACAACTCCGGCGCCCAGCAGATGGACATGGGCGTCCTGGTGGGCAAGAAGCAGCTCGCCGACCTCACTCCGCTGCTGGACGCTCCGTCCATCGACGACCCGAACAAGAAGGTGCGCGACACCCTGCGCCCGGGCATCGTCGAGATGGGCCAGTTCGACGGCGACCCGGTCTGGATCCTCTACTACGCCTACACCGTGTACGGCGTGTGGTACTCCCAGACCGCGCTGGAGAAGCTCGACGCCACGTACCCGGAGACCTGGGACGACATGCTCGCCCTGTGCGAGAAGGCGAAGAAGAAGGGCATCGCCGGCTGGACCTACGCGGGCAAGTACCCGTACTACCTGCCGTTCTCGCTGTACCCCTTCATCGCCAAGATCGGTGGCCGCGAGGTCCTCGACGCGATCGACAACCTGGAGCCGAAGGCCTGGGAGCACCCTGCCGTCAAGGCCGCGTTCGAGGCGTACTACGAGCTCTACCAGAAGGGCTACATCCTCAAGGGCACGCCCGGCATCGACCACATCCAGTCCCAGACGGCCTGGACCCAGGGCAAGGCGCTCTTCATCCCCAACGGCTCCTGGGTGGAGAACGAGGCGGCGAAGACCACGCCCAAGGACTTCAAGATGATGGTGGCCGCGCCCTCCAGCCTCGACAAGTCCGACAAGCTGCCGTTCGGCACCATCTGGGCCTCGGGCGGTGAGCCCTTCGTCGTCCCGGCGAAGGCGAAGAACGCCGAGGGTGGCATGGAGCAGCTGCGCATCATGCTCAGCGAGGCCTCGTCGAAGAGCTTCACCCAGCAGGTGAAGTCGCTGACCGCGTTCAACGGCGGCACCGACGGCCTCACCCTGTCGACGGCGATGCAGTCCGGCGTCGACGCGCTGAAGAAGGCCGGTGACAATGTCGTCAACCCGCGTCTTCAGGACTGGTACGTGAAGCTCCAGAAGGAGCAGATCGGCGTCGCCGGTCTCGGCGAGATGATGGCCGGCCGCGCGACCCCCGCGGAAACCATCAAGAAGATCCAGGGCTTCGCCGACGCGGCGGCCAAGGACCAGTCGATCAAGCACTACAAGCACCAGTGAGCAGGCGTCACCAGCGGCGGCACTCGCCGGAAGATCGGGGTCGGTAACCATGCAACACGGCAAGTACCGGTTCATTGTGGGGTTCTTGGCGGCCCCCTTGGCGTTGTACACAATCTTCGTCATCTGGCCGTTCATCCAGTCCATCTACTACTCGTTCACGGACTGGACAGGCCTGAGCCCGGACTTCAAAATGGTTGGCTTCGACAATTACAGTCGAATGCTGGACGACGACGTCTTCTGGAAGTCGCTGCAGCACAGCCTGTGGTTCGCGCTGCTGCTGCCGCTGGTGACGATCGGCCTTGCGCTGTTCTTCGCCTTTATGCTCAATGTCGGCGGGCGGCGCCGAAAGGGCGCCGCCATCGCCGGTGTGCGCGGTTCGTCCTTCTACAAGATCGCGTACTTCTTCCCGCAGGTGCTGTCGATCGCGATCGTCGCCCTGCTGTTCCAATTCGCGTACAACCCCAACGACGGTGCGATCAACGGGGCGTTGCAGGCCGTCGGCCTCGACGACGTGCAGCCGCAGTGGCTGGGCGACCCCGACCTGGCGCTCTGGTGTGTCATGGCGGTCCTGGTGTGGAGCACGGTCGGCTTCTTCGTCGTCCTGTTCTCGGCGGGGATGGCGTCCATCCCCAAGGACTTCTACGAGGCGGCGCTGCTGGACGGCGCGAACCGGTTCACCACCTTCTTCCGCATCACCCTGCCGCTCCTGTGGGACACCGTGCAGTCGGGCTGGGTCTACATGGGAATCCTGGCTCTGGGCGCGGAGTCCTTCGCGGTCGTCCAGATCATGACCGTGGGGCCCGGCGGACCCGACTACTCGACCACGGTTCTCACGCTGTACGTCTACCAGACCGCGTTCCGGGACGGCCAGGCGGCATATGCGACCACGATCGGTGTCGCCCTGCTCGTCGTCACGCTGGCTTTCGCAGCCCTCGTGATGAAGCTGGGCAGGCGTGAGCGGCTGGAGTTCTGATGCTGTGTCTTCCCGGGGGACACCCCCCGGACCCCCGGCAGAAAAGCAGCTCGGTCGCGGTGGCCGGCATGACAGCACGAGGTGAATCCCGGTGAAAACCACTGACGCCCCGCCCGCCGGCGCCTCCCAGGAGCGCCCGTCGGTGGCGAAGACGAACGCTGCGCCCGCCAAGGTGAAGAGCAGTGAGGGCGGTGTCCTCAATCTCTTCTCACACGGCGTGCTCGTCATCTGGGCGATCATGGTCATCCTGCCGCTGCTCTGGTCGGTGATGACCTCCTTCAAGAGCGACAAGGCGATCTTCACTTCGCCGTGGTCACTGCCCGACTCGCTGCACTTCGAGAACTGGTCGCGGGCCTGGAGCCAGGCGCACATGAGCGACTACTTCCTCAACACCGTTCTGGTGGTGGGCGGTTCGCTGGTCGGCACCTTGCTGTTCGGCTCGATGGCCGCGTATGTCCTCGCGCGCTTCGACTTCCCGGGAAACCGCTTCATCTACTTCCTCTTCATCGGAGGAATGAGCTTCCCGATCATGCTGGCGCTGGTGCCGCTCTTCTTTGTACTGAACAACATCGCACTGCTGAACACGCTGCACGGCCTGATCCTGGTCTACATCGCGTATTCACTGCCGTTCACGGTGTTCTTCCTGACCGCGTTCTTCCGTACGCTGCCGACCTCGGTGGCCGAGGCGGCCATGATCGACGGAGCCTCGCACACCCGGACCTTCTTCCAGGTCATGCTGCCGATGGCCAGGCCCGGACTGATCAGCGTCGGCATCTTCAACTTCCTCGGGCAGTGGAATCAGTACATGCTTCCGACCGTGCTGAACACCGACCCGGACAAGAAGGTGCTCTCGCAGGGTCTGGTGGAGCTGGCCGTCAGCCAGGGCTACAAGGGCGACTGGTCCGGCCTCTTCGCCGGTCTGGTGATGGCGATGCTGCCGGTGCTCGCGGCGTACATCATCTTCCAGCGGCAGGTGGTGGCGGGCCTGACGGCGGGCGCGGTCAAGTAGCGGTCATGTAATGGCAGCGAAGGGCATCCGCGGTCCGCGACCGCGGAGTCCGTATGCCGCGGCCCGGTCCCGGGCGGGGATGCGTCCCCGTCTGCCGGGCCGCGGCCGCTGTGCGGGCGGAAGCGCGTCGGCGAGTGAGCCGAAGGGGCGCGCGGGTGTCGAAAGGGAGAACGCGCGGAGGCCGCGAGGAACGAGCGGTCGAGCACGATCGACCGTCGGCAGACGCTCAAGGCGCCCCGGAGGGGAACCGAGCCGCAAAGCCGGGGCGGACCGAGGACGACCGGCTCCCGGCCGGGCTTCCGGCGCACGCCGGTTTCCTGACTCCACCTTCTGTACGAGAAACATCCGGCCCGGGCTCTCGGGACGGATGTTCCGGGGCCTCGGACCGCGGAGCTCCGCCGCTGACGTCACGAGGCGATCTCGACGTGGCTGAAAGTCGCCCCTATGCGGCCGTCTGCGGGTCGGCGCCCTCGCCGTCGTGATCGTCGCCGTGATCGCGGTCGCGGTCGTGGTCGCGTTCGGGTTTGTGGCCGTGGCCGTGGTCGCGTTCGTGGCCGTGGCCGCCCGCGCCTTGCGGCTGCCGGAGGTCTACACCTGATGAATCCGCCCCCGCGCCCCTTTCCCTCCGGATTCGCTCCTGCGTGCTCATCGGTGGTTGGCACCGCTCAAGGTCTTGACGCGATAAGGCTCGGGAGTTGTGCTTAGGGTTCACAAGTTGGAGAAACGTCGGGCTCGCCGCACGGTGGTCCCGGCCGGGGGCGGTCGTCGTGCCGCCCACCGGGGGCAGGAGTGGATGAGTCGATGGAGACTCCGGGATCGCAGACATCTCTGCACCGGGCCAACCTCGAGCGGGTCGTGCGTGCCGTACGCATGGCGGGCTCGCTCACGCAGGCGGAGATCGCGAGAGGCACAGGCCTCTCCGCGGCGACGGTCTCCAATATCGTTCGCGAACTGAAAGACGGCGGGACCGTCGAGGTCACACCCACCTCCGCGGGCGGCCGCCGGGCCCGCAGCGTCTCGCTCAGCGGCGACGCGGGCATCGTCATCGGCGTCGACTTCGGGCACACCCATCTGCGGGTCGCCGTCGGCAACCTCGCCCACCAGGTGCTCGCCGAGGAGTCCGAGCCGCTCGACGTGGACGCCTCGTCCGCAGAGGGCTTCGGCCGGGCGGAACAGCTGGTCAACCGGCTGATCGCGGCGACCGGGATCGGCCCGGACAAGGTGATCGGCGTCGGGCTCGGCGTACCCGGGCCGATCGATGTGGAGTCCGGCACCCTCGGCTCCACCTCGATCCTGCCGGGCTGGACCGGCATCAATCCGAGCGAGGAGCTCTCGGGGCGGCTCGGCGTGCCCGTCTACGTCGACAACGACGCGAATCTCGGAGCGCTCGGCGAGCTGGTCTGGGGCAGCGGCCGCGGGGTCCGGGATCTCGCGTACATCAAGGTCGCCAGCGGTGTCGGCGCCGGTCTGGTGATAGACGGCCAGATCTACCGCGGCCCGGGCGGCACGGCCGGCGAGATCGGCCACATCACGCTGGACGAGTCCGGCCCGGTCTGCCGCTGCGGCAACCGCGGCTGCCTGGAGACCTTCGCCGCCGCCCGGTACGTCCTGCCGCTGCTCCAGTCCAGCCACGGGGCCGATCTGACCATGGAGCGCGTGGTCCAGCTGGCCCGCGAGGGCGACCCCGGCTGCCGCCGGGTCATCGCGGACGTCGGCCGTCACATCGGCAGCGGTGTGGCGAACCTCTGCAACCTGCTCAACCCCAGCCGCGTTGTGCTGGGCGGAAATCTTGCCGAAGCGGGAGAATTGGTTCTCGGACCGATTCGAGAGTCGGTCTCCCGGTACGCGATTCCCAGCGCGGCACGCCAGTTGTCCGTCCTTCCGGGGGCGCTCGGAGGCCGGGCGGAAGTGCTGGGCGCACTGGCCCTCGTGCTCAGCGAAATGGGCGATTCGACCCTTCTGGACAGCTCGCTCCCCGTCGGGGCACCTGCCTTCACTTAGATAATGAATGGCACCGTTGTCATCTCGTTAAGGATTTACTCCTTGACGTCGGCCTAACGGCCGAGTTGACTTCCAGCCACCTCGGCCGCAGCGACGCGGCCTCGTCAGGGAGGTTCCGAAGATGAACATGCGTATGCGTCGTGCCGCCGTAGCCGTAGCCGCGACCACGATGGCCGTGTCCCTCGCCGCTTGTGGCAGCGCCAAGGAGTCGGGCGACAAGACCAAGGAGAGCGGCGCCGCCAAGGGCGACGCGATCACGATCGGTCTGCTCCTGCCGGAGAACCAGACCGCGCGCTACGAGAAGTTCGACAAGCCGCTCATCGAGAAGAAGATCAGCGAGCTGACCAACGGCAAGGCAAAGGTCGTCTACGCGAACGCCAAGCAGGACGCGACGCTGCAGAACCAGCAGGTCGACACGATGATCACCAACAAGGTCGACGCGCTGATCGTCGACTCGGTGGACTCCAAGGCCATAGCCGGCTCGGTCAAGAAGGCCAAGGACGAGGGCATCCCGGTCGTCGCCTTCGACCGTCTCGCCGAGGGTCCGATCGACGGCTACACCTCGTTCGACAACGAGCAGGTCGGCCACGTGCAGGGCAAGGCGCTCCTCGAGGCTCTTGGCGCCAAGGCCAAGGACGGCCAGATCGTGATGATGAACGGCGCGATCACCGACCCGAACGCCAAGCTGTTCAAGAAGGGCGCCAAGGCCGAGCTCAACGGCAAGGTGAACGTCGGCCGCGAGTACGACACCAAGGAGTGGAAGCCGGAGAACGCCAACGCCAACATGGAGGCGGCGATCACGGCTCTCGGCAAGGACAAGATCATCGGTGTCTACTCGGCCAACGACGGCATGGCGGGCGGCATCATCACAGCTCTGAAGGCCGCCGGCCTCTCCAAGCTCCCCCCGGTCACCGGCCAGGACGCCGAGCTCGCGGGCGTGCAGCGCATCGTCGCGGGTGAGCAGTTCATGAGCGTCTACAAGCCGTACGCGCCCGAGGCTGCCGCCGCCGCCGAGATGGCCGTCGCGCTCGCCAAGGGCGAGAAGCTCGACTCCATCGCCAAGTCCAAGACGGACAGCCCGACCACCAAGGGCATCCCGGCGGTGCTCGTCCCGGTCGTCTCGCTGACCAAGGACAACATCAAGGACACCGTCGTGAAGGACGGCGTCTACACCGTCGCCGAGATCTGCACCCCGAAGTACAAGGCCGCCTGCGACGCACTCGGCCTGAACTAAGTCCCCAAGCGTTACGGGACTTACGCACCCACGAAGCCTGTCCGGTGTCCCGCCCCACTCCAGCCCCCGCTATCGGGGCGGGGCACCGGGCAGAAACGCTTCTTCCCTCTGTTCGCTTCTGCTCAACCTCCGCGCCTGTTTCCCCGGCGCGGCATCCCCGCCGGTCAGGCGGCGAAGGAGATGGTTCACGTGTCCGCTACGCCCGTGTTGGCGTTGCGCGGGGTCTCCAAGCGATTCGGTGCCGTTCAGGCGCTCACCGACGTAGAGCTTGAGGTCCACGCCGGTGAAGTGGTCGCCCTGGTGGGCGACAACGGCGCCGGAAAGTCCACGCTGGTCAAGACGATCGCCGGCGTGCATCCCATCGATGAGGGCGTCATCGAGTGGGACGGCAGCACCGTTCAGATCAACAAGCCGCACGACGCGCAGAACCTCGGCATCGCGACCGTCTACCAGGACCTCGCGCTCTGCGACAACATCGACGTCGTCGGCAACCTCTACCTCGGCCGCGAGCTCCGCAAGCGGGGCATTCTCAACGAGGTCGAGATGGAGCGCCGCGCCCGCGAGCTCCTCAACACGCTGTCGATCCGCATCCCCAGCGTGCGTATCCCGATCGCCTCGCTCTCCGGAGGCCAGCGGCAGACGGTGGCCATCGCCCGCTCGATGCTCGGTGAGCCGAAGCTCGTCATCCTCGACGAGCCGACCGCCGCCCTCGGCGTCGAGCAGACCGCGCAGGTCCTCGACCTCGTCGAGCGGCTCCGCGAGCGAGGTCACGCGGTGATCCTCATCAGCCACAACATGGCCGATGTGAAGGCCGTCGCCGACAAGGTGGCAGTGCTGCGCCTCGGCCGTAACAACGGCGTCTTCGAGGTCAAGACCACCTCCCAGGAAGAGATCATCTCCGCCATCACCGGCGCCACGGACAACGCCGTGACCCGTCGTGCGGCGCGCACCACGGAGGTTCAGAAGTGAACACCGAAAAGACCTCCACCCCCACCGACGCGCCGGTCGTGAACCCGGAGGCCGCCCACGACGCGGTCACCGCGGTCGACCCCCGGCTACTGGTCCGCGAGCAGGGCTTCGCCGGCTACATCTCGGAGTTCAAGCGCAAGCTCCACTCCGGCGACCTCGGGTCCATCCCCGTCGTCATCGGCCTGATCGTCATCTGCGCGGTCTTCCAGAGCATGAACTCGAACTTCCTCTCCGCGAAGAACCTCAGCGACATCTCCGTCGCGATGGTCGCCACCGGCATGATGGCCGTCGGCATCATCTTCGTACTGCTGCTCGGTGAGATCGACCTGTCGGTCGGTTCGGTCAGCGGTGTGTCCGGAGCCATCGTCGCCGTCATGAGCGTCACGCACGGGATGAACGAGTGGCTGTCCGTCCTTGTCGCGATCGCCAGCGGCGCGGCCATCGGCGCGCTTCACGGCTTCTTCTTCGCCCGGCTCGGCGCACCGGCGTTCGCCGTCACACTGGCCGGTCTCCTCTTCTGGCTGGGCTTCATGCTCCAGCTTCTCGGCGACCAGGGCACCATCAACCTGGACGGCGAGGGCGTGGTCGGACAGCTGACCACGTACTTCTTCTCGGACGTCGCGGCCGCCTACGGGCTCGCCGCGGTCGCGGTGGCCGGGTTCTTCCTCTCGGCCTTCTTCGACGCCCGCCGACGTGAGGCCGCCGGCATCCCGTCCCGGCCGCTCATCGACATCGTCGTGCGTACGGCTCTGCTCGGCGTGGTGGCCTTCGCCGCCGCGTTTATGTTCAACCAGTATCGCGGCCTGCCGCTGGCGCTGGTCCTCTTCCTGGTGGTCCTGGTGCTGACGGACTTCGTGCTCCGCCGCACCTCGTACGGCCGCAAGATCTTCGCGCTCGGCGGCAGCGTCGAGGCCTCCCGGCGTGCGGGTATCAACGTCACGGCGGTGCGTATCTCGGTCTTCGCGATCGCGGGGACCTTCGCCGCCATCGGCGGACTGTTCTGGGCGTCCAAGATCGCAGCCGCCAACCAGAGCGCGGGCGCCGGTGATCTGCTGATGAACGTCATCGCGGCGGCCGTCATCGGCGGTACCAGCCTGTTCGGTGGACGCGGCAGGACCTGGAACGCGCTGCTCGGTGTCATGGTGATCGTCTCGATCCAGTACGGGCTGCAGCTCGAGGGCATCGCCACCCCGATTCAGTACATGATCACGGGTGGCGTGCTGCTGGCCACCGTGGTGATCGACTCCGTCACCCGGAAGACGCAGAAGTCCGCGGGCCGCGCCTGACCGCGGCTCCGCAGAAGTGCCCGGCACCGTTCGCGGTGCCGGGCACCTCTGTGTGTTCACCCGACTGCGTGATGTACATCGCACCGCCCGGCGACCGGCGTCGCGGACGGAACACTAGACTCGACGGACCGGCAAGCTAGACCGCACAACTGCAAGGAGGCACGGGTGGCGCTGCTGACCCGCATCACGGGACCGCGCGATCTGGATCGGCTCAGCCCGGAGCAGCTGGACCAGCTGGCTGCCGAGATCCGGACCTTCCTCGTGGACGCCGTCTCCAAGACCGGTGGGCACCTCGGTCCCAACCTCGGCGTCGTGGAGCTGACCATCGCTCTGCACCGTGTCTTCGACTCTCCGAAGGACAAGGTTCTCTTCGACACCGGCCACCAGAGCTATGTGCACAAGCTGCTCACAGGCCGTCAGGACTTCTCCAAGCTCAAGATGAAGGGCGGCCTTTCCGGCTACCCGGCGCGTGCCGAGTCCGAGCACGACATCATCGAGAACTCCCACGCCTCGACCGTGCTCGGCTGGGCCGACGGCCTCGCCAAGGCCAACGAGGTACTGAAGAAGGACGACCACGTCGTCGCCGTCATCGGCGACGGAGCGCTCACCGGCGGTATGGCCTGGGAAGCGTTGAACAACATCGCGGCCGCCAAGGACCGCCCGCTGGTGATCGTCGTCAACGACAACGAGCGCTCGTACGCCCCCACCATCGGCGGCCTCGCCAACCATCTCGCCACGCTCCGTACGACCGACGGCTACGAGCGCTTCCTGGCCCGCGGCAAGGACATCCTGGAGCGCACCCCCGTCGTCGGGAAGCCGCTCTACGAGACCCTGCACGGCGCCAAGAAGGGCCTCAAGGACTTCATTGCCCCGCAGGGCATGTTCGAGGACCTCGGCCTCAAGTATGTCGGCCCCATCGACGGCCACGACATCGAAGCCCTGGAGTCCGCGCTCGCCCGCGCCAAGCGCTTCGGCGGCCCCGTCATCGTCCACTGCCTCACCGAGAAGGGCCGCGGCTACCAGCCGGCCCTCCAGGACGAGGCGGACCGCTTCCACGCCGTCGGCAAGATCCACCCCGACACCGGACTGCCGATCGCCTCCTCCGGCGTCGACTGGACCTCGGTCTTCGGCGAGGAAATGGTCAAGCTCGGCAAGGAGCGCGCGGACATCGTCGCGATCACGGCGGCGATGCTGCAGCCGGTCGGTCTCGACAAGTTCGCCAAGGCCTTCCCCGACCGGGTCTACGACGTCGGCATCGCCGAGCAGCACGGCGCGGTCTCCGCGGCCGGCCTCGCGACCGGCGGACTGCACCCCGTCTTCGCCGTGTACGCCACCTTCCTCAACCGCGCCTTCGACCAGGTGCTGATGGACGTGGCCCTGCACAAGTGCGGCGTGACGTTCGTACTCGACCGTGCGGGTGTCACCGGCACCGACGGCGCCTCGCACAACGGCATGTGGGACATGTCGATCCTGCAGTGCGTGCCCACCCTGCGGATCGCGGCTCCGCGCGACGCCGACCAGGTCCGCGCCCAGCTGCGCGAGGCCGTCCAGGTCGACGACGCGCCGACCGTGGTGCGCTTCTCCAAGGGCGCGGTCGGCCCGGCAGTGAAGGCCGTCGGCAAGGTCGGCGGCATGGACGTGCTGCGCCACGCCGACGCGGACCGGCCCGATGTCCTCCTTGTCTCCGTCGGCGCGCTCGCGCCGATGTGCCTGGAGATCGCCGGCCTGCTGGACGCGCAGGGCATCTCGACGACCGTTGTCGACCCGCGCTGGGTCAAGCCGGTAGACGAGGCGCTCGCGCCGCTCGCCGAACAGCACCGCGTCGTCGTCACCGTCGAGGACAACAGCCGGGCCGGCGGCGTCGGTTCAGCGATCGCCCAGGCGCTGCGCGACGCGGGAGTCGACGTACCGCTGCGCGACTTCGGCATCCCGCCGCGCTTCCTCGACCACGCCTCCCGCAAGGAGGTCATGGCGGAGATCGGCCTGACCGCGCCGGACATCGCCCGCCAGGTCACCGGTCTTGTCTCCAGGCTGGACGGCCGGTTCGAAACCGAAGCGGTCGAGCCCGCCCGCGACTGACCCGTAGCGCCGAAGGGCCGGTTGGTTCACCCTGTATGGGTGGTCCGACCGGCCCATTCGCGTGAAATCCACCCGTACGGAGCCCTCTCGGACCGCCGTTGTCCCAATCATGGCGATCACGACGAGTGCGTGGAGGTACGCCGGTGAGTACGCAGCAGGACACGGGACCAAGCGGAGACGGCCTGTTCCGGACCAAGACGGTCGAACAGTCGATCCGTGATACCGAAGAGCCGGAGCACGCGCTCAAGAAATCCCTCTCCGCGCTGGACCTGACGGTC
This window contains:
- a CDS encoding ATP-binding cassette domain-containing protein produces the protein MVHVSATPVLALRGVSKRFGAVQALTDVELEVHAGEVVALVGDNGAGKSTLVKTIAGVHPIDEGVIEWDGSTVQINKPHDAQNLGIATVYQDLALCDNIDVVGNLYLGRELRKRGILNEVEMERRARELLNTLSIRIPSVRIPIASLSGGQRQTVAIARSMLGEPKLVILDEPTAALGVEQTAQVLDLVERLRERGHAVILISHNMADVKAVADKVAVLRLGRNNGVFEVKTTSQEEIISAITGATDNAVTRRAARTTEVQK
- a CDS encoding sugar ABC transporter permease: MNTEKTSTPTDAPVVNPEAAHDAVTAVDPRLLVREQGFAGYISEFKRKLHSGDLGSIPVVIGLIVICAVFQSMNSNFLSAKNLSDISVAMVATGMMAVGIIFVLLLGEIDLSVGSVSGVSGAIVAVMSVTHGMNEWLSVLVAIASGAAIGALHGFFFARLGAPAFAVTLAGLLFWLGFMLQLLGDQGTINLDGEGVVGQLTTYFFSDVAAAYGLAAVAVAGFFLSAFFDARRREAAGIPSRPLIDIVVRTALLGVVAFAAAFMFNQYRGLPLALVLFLVVLVLTDFVLRRTSYGRKIFALGGSVEASRRAGINVTAVRISVFAIAGTFAAIGGLFWASKIAAANQSAGAGDLLMNVIAAAVIGGTSLFGGRGRTWNALLGVMVIVSIQYGLQLEGIATPIQYMITGGVLLATVVIDSVTRKTQKSAGRA
- a CDS encoding carbohydrate ABC transporter permease, producing MKTTDAPPAGASQERPSVAKTNAAPAKVKSSEGGVLNLFSHGVLVIWAIMVILPLLWSVMTSFKSDKAIFTSPWSLPDSLHFENWSRAWSQAHMSDYFLNTVLVVGGSLVGTLLFGSMAAYVLARFDFPGNRFIYFLFIGGMSFPIMLALVPLFFVLNNIALLNTLHGLILVYIAYSLPFTVFFLTAFFRTLPTSVAEAAMIDGASHTRTFFQVMLPMARPGLISVGIFNFLGQWNQYMLPTVLNTDPDKKVLSQGLVELAVSQGYKGDWSGLFAGLVMAMLPVLAAYIIFQRQVVAGLTAGAVK
- a CDS encoding ROK family transcriptional regulator produces the protein METPGSQTSLHRANLERVVRAVRMAGSLTQAEIARGTGLSAATVSNIVRELKDGGTVEVTPTSAGGRRARSVSLSGDAGIVIGVDFGHTHLRVAVGNLAHQVLAEESEPLDVDASSAEGFGRAEQLVNRLIAATGIGPDKVIGVGLGVPGPIDVESGTLGSTSILPGWTGINPSEELSGRLGVPVYVDNDANLGALGELVWGSGRGVRDLAYIKVASGVGAGLVIDGQIYRGPGGTAGEIGHITLDESGPVCRCGNRGCLETFAAARYVLPLLQSSHGADLTMERVVQLAREGDPGCRRVIADVGRHIGSGVANLCNLLNPSRVVLGGNLAEAGELVLGPIRESVSRYAIPSAARQLSVLPGALGGRAEVLGALALVLSEMGDSTLLDSSLPVGAPAFT
- a CDS encoding substrate-binding domain-containing protein; protein product: MNMRMRRAAVAVAATTMAVSLAACGSAKESGDKTKESGAAKGDAITIGLLLPENQTARYEKFDKPLIEKKISELTNGKAKVVYANAKQDATLQNQQVDTMITNKVDALIVDSVDSKAIAGSVKKAKDEGIPVVAFDRLAEGPIDGYTSFDNEQVGHVQGKALLEALGAKAKDGQIVMMNGAITDPNAKLFKKGAKAELNGKVNVGREYDTKEWKPENANANMEAAITALGKDKIIGVYSANDGMAGGIITALKAAGLSKLPPVTGQDAELAGVQRIVAGEQFMSVYKPYAPEAAAAAEMAVALAKGEKLDSIAKSKTDSPTTKGIPAVLVPVVSLTKDNIKDTVVKDGVYTVAEICTPKYKAACDALGLN